One Ignavibacteriota bacterium genomic window carries:
- a CDS encoding extracellular solute-binding protein yields MTINHQSLIRFLDSGLGVLSSVISHLSFVIRPLLIALSSLLLASCAREDDPNRIIIWHQMRVDERVILEEQMQKFMQLHPDIKVEAIYKETEELRSGFIVAAIAGQGPDLVYGPADQVGPFQVMDIIVPMENLFDKEWLDSFNPKGLTWFKGHLYQIADKLGNHLTLVYNKKMISTPPETDEQLIAIAKEQTKDLDGDGRSDQYGLVWNYTEPFFYIPFFSGFGGWVMDEQGVPTLNTQANIDGLNFIKDLRDTYKVIPAEADYNVADALFKDGKAAMIINGDWSWSGYKKAGIDIGVAPIPKINKTGLWCAPMVSPKGFSVNVNVSKEKLPHVVEFLKFIMEPENQLTTAKALNTMPTRTILYEDPFIKNDDILINSKRQIEVGKPMPVVPELRAIWDAMRPSYQAVLGGNITAKIAAKQMQEMALRKIAEMNE; encoded by the coding sequence ATGACTATCAATCATCAATCGTTAATCCGTTTTCTTGACTCTGGACTTGGTGTTTTGTCATCAGTCATTAGTCATTTGTCATTTGTCATTAGACCACTGCTCATTGCTCTAAGCTCTTTGCTCTTAGCTTCCTGTGCAAGAGAAGATGACCCCAACCGCATCATCATCTGGCATCAGATGCGTGTGGATGAACGTGTGATTCTCGAAGAACAGATGCAGAAATTTATGCAACTTCATCCGGACATTAAAGTCGAAGCAATTTACAAAGAGACGGAAGAATTGCGTTCGGGGTTTATTGTTGCCGCGATTGCAGGTCAAGGTCCGGATTTGGTGTACGGTCCCGCTGACCAGGTTGGTCCGTTTCAGGTGATGGATATTATCGTGCCGATGGAAAATTTGTTTGATAAAGAATGGCTCGATTCGTTCAACCCGAAAGGGCTGACGTGGTTCAAAGGACACCTCTATCAGATTGCAGATAAACTCGGCAATCATCTCACGCTTGTGTACAACAAGAAAATGATTTCGACTCCGCCTGAGACGGACGAACAACTTATTGCCATCGCCAAAGAGCAAACAAAAGATTTGGACGGCGACGGACGAAGCGACCAATATGGTTTGGTCTGGAATTACACCGAGCCGTTTTTCTATATTCCGTTCTTCAGTGGCTTCGGCGGCTGGGTGATGGATGAGCAAGGAGTTCCGACTCTCAACACACAGGCAAATATTGATGGTTTGAATTTCATCAAAGATTTGCGCGATACGTACAAGGTCATTCCAGCCGAAGCAGATTACAATGTTGCTGATGCGTTATTCAAAGACGGGAAAGCGGCGATGATTATCAACGGCGATTGGTCGTGGTCGGGATACAAGAAAGCGGGAATTGATATTGGCGTCGCGCCGATTCCGAAAATCAACAAGACTGGTTTGTGGTGTGCGCCGATGGTCTCCCCGAAAGGGTTTTCTGTCAATGTCAATGTTTCAAAGGAAAAGCTTCCTCATGTTGTTGAGTTTTTGAAATTTATCATGGAGCCGGAAAATCAATTGACAACTGCGAAGGCGCTCAATACGATGCCGACGCGCACGATTCTGTACGAAGACCCGTTCATCAAGAACGATGATATTCTCATCAATTCGAAACGGCAAATCGAAGTTGGAAAACCGATGCCTGTTGTTCCCGAACTCCGCGCAATCTGGGATGCGATGCGTCCGAGTTATCAGGCAGTCCTTGGCGGAAATATCACAGCAAAAATCGCCGCAAAACAAATGCAGGAGATGGCGCTCAGGAAGATTGCGGAGATGAACGAGTAA
- a CDS encoding T9SS type A sorting domain-containing protein produces MKTKLLLCVIFLCSFNVFAQTSADSVTITFRAHFPATPTMYLPGQFNGWTPNTAASQMTYNSSLSAWTKTYSFKIHDASDSRRTLGDSVFQYKLNQGGNNWMPDPLNPEQNASDNNNSVLRMKKLFWFQFYQTVSGSNITRLTIGLVRANSDTITSVILHQGTTQDAVLTSMDITDCYNKSTRIIDTVLATPFPKSNYIRLVAYNNHGDSVVYSKGGFVPTTLPVPIYAKKGVTLPSPASNDSTSFWVEVPTSKDYVLLKVVQSGQSIETATPLLMRRTPSPYGWWMNVKLDSGTYEYIYEIEPAQRIPDPYGRQVSNNGLTKFTVGPSGLTYDDYQWQDDGYNRPPLNKLIMYELNVTEFAGGYYNLSPGQVKWFRMRNLLSYLDSLGVNAIELMPVMDYGNIGTSGFSWGYDLNSYFALEPSFGTPRDFKEFVDSAHGRGIAVILDVVYNHLNETSALWQMNPNEASNPYFKLINDKRPNEDELQFFKDMDHWTQETQDLVYAAQKMWIDEYHIDGFRYDYTQGIGWSRFDTTKGILGWANKIAREYNNSIYQIAEHLPESPALIYYSGLNGGWHDSFRDEVFKHVVPNQQPSLSTVENLILGLGAYSSNDTPGSPTSYADRTGPVNATSNHDEQSLFYEMVHYQHVDTATALQRDKLYATFMFTSLGIPMLWEGIEFSAPRGWDGNKLDYRPVEWNVYRTARGKSHFQFYKTLIMQRKYNPALYQGSLVKQYKYDSKKVLVWGFNDADTGAAIEIIANLSNLPQTVTNVPWLRTGTWYNVFDQSSFYSDSLTIESVTIPSYSVLIYTNRSNEELGIPLGVDDGMMELPEQFSLAQNYPNPFNPTTNFGFRISDFGLVTLKVFDILGREVAMIVNEELHPGVYDRKWNASNIPSGVYFYRLSTDAGSQVKKLVLMR; encoded by the coding sequence ATGAAAACGAAATTACTCCTCTGTGTCATTTTCCTTTGTTCTTTTAATGTTTTTGCACAAACGAGTGCGGATAGTGTGACGATAACGTTTCGGGCTCATTTCCCTGCAACACCGACGATGTATTTACCTGGTCAATTTAATGGTTGGACACCAAATACCGCTGCTTCACAAATGACCTACAATTCTTCATTATCGGCATGGACAAAAACGTATTCATTCAAAATACATGATGCGTCTGATTCACGAAGAACCCTTGGTGATTCAGTTTTTCAATACAAACTTAATCAGGGTGGAAACAACTGGATGCCTGACCCACTCAATCCGGAACAGAATGCAAGTGATAATAACAACTCTGTTCTTCGGATGAAGAAATTATTTTGGTTTCAATTCTATCAGACAGTTTCTGGAAGTAATATTACACGATTAACAATCGGCTTGGTTCGAGCCAATAGTGACACGATTACTTCGGTCATTCTTCACCAAGGGACAACTCAAGATGCAGTTCTTACTTCAATGGACATTACTGATTGCTATAATAAGAGCACACGAATAATAGACACCGTTCTTGCTACACCATTTCCAAAATCAAATTATATTCGACTTGTTGCATACAACAATCATGGCGATTCAGTAGTTTATTCAAAAGGCGGTTTCGTTCCTACAACACTGCCTGTTCCTATATATGCAAAAAAGGGAGTCACGTTGCCAAGTCCAGCGTCAAATGATTCGACATCATTCTGGGTGGAAGTACCGACGAGCAAGGATTATGTTTTGTTGAAAGTCGTACAGAGTGGGCAATCAATCGAAACTGCAACTCCTTTATTGATGAGAAGAACTCCTTCACCTTATGGTTGGTGGATGAATGTGAAACTTGATTCAGGTACGTATGAATATATTTATGAGATCGAGCCTGCGCAACGAATACCCGATCCTTATGGAAGACAGGTATCAAATAATGGATTAACGAAGTTTACTGTTGGTCCTTCGGGGTTAACGTATGATGATTATCAATGGCAGGATGACGGGTATAATCGTCCCCCGCTGAATAAACTAATCATGTATGAATTAAATGTTACAGAATTTGCAGGAGGTTATTACAATTTATCGCCGGGTCAAGTTAAATGGTTTCGTATGAGAAATCTTTTATCATATCTTGACTCACTTGGTGTGAATGCAATTGAGTTAATGCCCGTCATGGATTATGGAAACATCGGTACGTCAGGTTTTTCGTGGGGGTATGATTTGAATAGTTATTTCGCGCTTGAGCCATCCTTCGGTACTCCGCGAGATTTTAAGGAATTTGTAGATTCGGCACATGGTAGAGGAATCGCCGTTATCTTAGATGTTGTTTATAATCATTTGAATGAAACAAGCGCTCTCTGGCAAATGAATCCAAATGAAGCTTCTAATCCTTATTTCAAACTTATCAATGATAAGCGCCCGAATGAAGATGAACTTCAGTTCTTTAAAGACATGGACCATTGGACGCAAGAGACACAGGATTTGGTCTACGCTGCTCAAAAAATGTGGATAGATGAATATCATATTGATGGTTTCCGGTATGATTATACACAAGGTATCGGATGGAGTCGCTTCGATACAACGAAAGGAATTTTAGGTTGGGCGAACAAAATCGCACGTGAATACAACAATTCAATTTACCAGATTGCCGAACATCTTCCTGAAAGTCCTGCGTTGATTTATTACAGCGGATTAAATGGTGGCTGGCATGACAGTTTTAGAGATGAAGTTTTTAAACACGTAGTTCCAAATCAACAACCCTCATTGAGTACAGTTGAAAATCTTATTCTGGGTTTAGGGGCATATTCAAGCAATGATACCCCTGGTTCTCCAACAAGTTATGCAGATAGAACCGGTCCCGTCAACGCGACTTCAAATCATGATGAACAATCATTGTTTTATGAAATGGTTCATTATCAGCACGTTGATACGGCAACAGCATTACAACGTGATAAACTTTATGCAACCTTCATGTTTACCTCGCTTGGTATTCCAATGCTTTGGGAAGGAATTGAGTTTAGTGCACCTCGCGGTTGGGACGGCAATAAATTGGATTATCGTCCTGTCGAATGGAACGTCTATAGAACCGCCCGCGGCAAATCTCATTTCCAATTTTATAAAACGCTTATCATGCAGAGAAAATATAATCCTGCGTTGTATCAGGGTTCATTGGTAAAGCAGTACAAGTACGATTCGAAAAAAGTTTTGGTCTGGGGGTTCAATGATGCTGATACCGGAGCGGCAATTGAAATCATCGCCAATCTCAGTAATCTTCCTCAAACGGTTACAAATGTCCCGTGGCTCCGCACCGGGACCTGGTATAATGTCTTCGACCAAAGTTCATTTTATTCCGACAGTTTGACAATTGAGAGTGTTACAATCCCATCATATTCTGTTCTGATTTATACAAACAGAAGTAACGAAGAACTGGGCATTCCTCTCGGCGTTGATGACGGTATGATGGAACTGCCGGAACAATTTTCACTTGCTCAGAATTATCCGAATCCGTTTAATCCGACAACAAATTTCGGATTTCGGATTTCGGATTTCGGATTGGTCACGCTGAAGGTGTTTGATATTTTGGGAAGGGAAGTCGCTATGATTGTAAATGAGGAATTACATCCGGGAGTTTACGACAGAAAATGGAACGCAAGTAACATTCCAAGCGGAGTATATTTCTATCGCCTTTCAACAGATGCCGGTTCGCAGGTGAAGAAACTTGTCTTGATGCGTTAG